The genome window AGTTCATAAAAGGAACTATTACAGACGCCACTTCAAAGGAACCTTTGCCCTCTGTAAACATTTACTTTTCAGGCACCTCAAAAGGGACCATTACTGACTTTAATGGGGATTTTAAAATTTCTTATTATGAAAATAGTCAGAGTATTTTTACCGTAAGCCTATTAGGCTATGAAACACAAATTTTTAGCGATCCTTTGAATACCGACTTTTCTAATCTTGAATTACAACCTAAAGTAGGGGAGCTTCCAGCGGTTTATCTCTATCCAGATCCATGGAGCCGTGAGAAAAAGGAGAAGTACTTTATCAAACAATTTTTAGGCACTACTTTAATTGCAAAGGAATGTAGTATTCTCAATCTCGATAAAGTGAGAATGCGTTTTAATCCATCTACTAAAAAGATGACTGCTTATGCTGAAGAGCCTCTACTAATAGAAAATAGAGATTTAAATTACCTAGTAACCTATAACTTGACAGATTTTGAAATCACTTTTGAAGAGCTAAGCTTAGAAAATGTGGAAATGAGCGGCTCCATGGAATTTCCTACTCATTATATGATTTCTTCTTACTTTGTAGGCAGTGCCTTTTTTAAAGAATTAAATGAAAAAGATGCTAAAAGAGGATGGGTGAGACGTCATCGCAAACGCGCTTATAAAGTTTCTGAATTGCGATTATTTAAACTAATTGCCGAAAACAGATTTGACGAAGAAGGGTACCATCTCGTTTTTGACAGAAAAAAAGTAGTGGTAAAAGACCACATCAGAAGCAGGAAAAAGGGAGCTTTATATATCGTTGATTTTAGAGAGAAACAATACGAAATTATGGACCCTCAGAATTTTCAATCTGCTATATATCTTGACACCCCTAAATTAGTCATTTCAGATGCTGGTAATGTTCTCAATTATAAAGTTTTAAAAACAGGCGGCTTTGTTTCTAATTTAAAGGTGTCCGGTATGTTACCTTTAGATTATAAGATGGAGTAGAGGCTAAGCTTTTTTTGTTTTTTTCTGTAGGTATTGTTCTGCAAATTCTGTGCAGTAAGCTTGTAATTCTTTGCGACTGGTTTTAAAAGCAGTTTTGATTTCCTTATCAGTTCCTTGTGTGGTATCAAGACTGTCCATTTTGAGATGAAAAACAGTTGCTTTTTTGGTTTTTGACTTAGCGAGCAGATGTGCTTTATCTGAAAAGGTAATGATATAATCAAAGTCAATTTCTTCCACATCTTCAAAATTCCTTCTAGACTTCTCTACAGGTATGCCTAAAGAGTCCATTACTTTTAAGGCCATTTGATGAATAGGTAGGGGTTCTATCCCAGCACTGAGCACCCGTGTCTTTTTCGAACTATAATAGTCCAGAAATCCTTGTGTCATAGGACCTAAGGTGGAATTTGTAGTACTGAGAACTAGAATTTTTAAAGCCATTATTTTCAACGACAAACATCAATAATCATGTTTGTGTTAACGCAAAGTTAAGACCATTAATTCTTGTGTACAAAAAAAGGTCTTAAACTTAACATTTAAGACCTTATACGGTTGATAATCAGCGGTTTTTTAAAACCAGCCTTTTTTGTTTACTTGATAGGTGTAATAAAACTCTTCATCAGACTTCGTCAGATAAATAATCCCTTCTATCAAGCCTATAATACCTAAAGCTCCACAGCTTACAATACCTAAAATCAACTGGATAATACCCTCTTGGTTGTATCCCAATATAAACTTGTGTATACCAAATGTTCCTAGTAAAATACCCATTATACCAGCTAGAACCTTTTTGTTTTCTTGATTATTTAAAGTTTGATTAAAGTTTTGTTGAAAATCTTTGGCACTTTCTTTTGCGTTGTTTGCAGCGTCGTTAAATGTTTCCTTTGCGTTGTCAAATCCTTCTTTTGCAGAATCCTTTGCATTGTCAAAGCCACTTTTTGAACTATCGTATCCTTCTGTACTCATGTTTGTTTTTTTAAGTTGGTAGTGTTAAATGTAGTTTATTTTTCAAATAGGTGTTCATTTCTAGGCTCCCAAAGTTCTACTTTACCGCCATCACAATCTATAACCCATCCAAATTTATCGTAATCTTATTCTTCTATCTTACCGACTACTTCAACACCATTTTGTTTCAGTTCTTCCAGCAAACTTTTTAAATCGGCTAATCGGTAATTGATCATGAAGTCTTGTTTACCCGGTTCAAAATACGTAGAATCAGATTTAAAAGGGCTCCACTGTTGGCTTGCTTTTTTATCGAGTTGTACACTTTCAGCTTGCCAGAAGTTACATCCATAGTCACCTAGTGGTAATCCTAAATGCTTTGATTACTATGCTTTTGTTAACTCTGTATCTTTGCATTTAAAGAAATCACCACCTATGCCGGTTACTTTTTTCATGACAACTTATAGTTTTCAATGATTTTATCTGCAATTACTTCAGCCAGTTTATATTTAGATTCTAGGGTCCATCCAGCCACATGCGGACTCAACAATACGTTATCCATTTCTAATAGTGCTGCAAATGCTGTTGGAATTTCGCTATTGCGAAAGAGAGATTCAAAAGAACCTTTTTCATATTCCAGTACATCCAGTCCAGCACCTAAAATTTTGTTGCTTTTAAGAGCTGCAACTAAGTCGGCAGTGACTACAGATTTTCCTCTGGCCGTATTGATCAAGTAGAATGGTTTTTTAAATGCCGCTATAAATGCTGCATCGATCATTTCTATAGTCAATTCTGTTTGTGGAGTATGAAGACTCAACACATCGGCTTGTTGTTGTAATTCTTGCAGGCTTACTTGAGTACAATTCTTATTTCCTACATTTTCTTTAATATCATAACAAATCACTTTACAGTCAAAACCAGAAAGTTTTTCAGCAAAAGCTTTTCCCATATTTCCATAGCCTATAAGTCCTATGGTCTTTCCGTCCAGTTCTAAGCCGCGATTTTCTTCTCTACGCCACAGTCCAGATCGTACTTCTCTATCTGCTCTATTTAAATGATTGAATAATGAGAGCAACATTCCCAAGGCGTGTTCTCCTACTGCATTTCTATTTCCTTCTGGCGCGTTGTAACAAGATATTCCTAATTCTTT of Nonlabens sp. Ci31 contains these proteins:
- a CDS encoding carboxypeptidase-like regulatory domain-containing protein encodes the protein MKKKRFIFLLILIPLSINAQFIKGTITDATSKEPLPSVNIYFSGTSKGTITDFNGDFKISYYENSQSIFTVSLLGYETQIFSDPLNTDFSNLELQPKVGELPAVYLYPDPWSREKKEKYFIKQFLGTTLIAKECSILNLDKVRMRFNPSTKKMTAYAEEPLLIENRDLNYLVTYNLTDFEITFEELSLENVEMSGSMEFPTHYMISSYFVGSAFFKELNEKDAKRGWVRRHRKRAYKVSELRLFKLIAENRFDEEGYHLVFDRKKVVVKDHIRSRKKGALYIVDFREKQYEIMDPQNFQSAIYLDTPKLVISDAGNVLNYKVLKTGGFVSNLKVSGMLPLDYKME
- a CDS encoding 2-hydroxyacid dehydrogenase, which gives rise to MKILHLDSNHDVLAQKLATAGFENHYDYTSPKEDIMKVIGNYDGMIVRSRFPIDAPFLKAATSLKFIGRVGAGLENIDLDIAKELGISCYNAPEGNRNAVGEHALGMLLSLFNHLNRADREVRSGLWRREENRGLELDGKTIGLIGYGNMGKAFAEKLSGFDCKVICYDIKENVGNKNCTQVSLQELQQQADVLSLHTPQTELTIEMIDAAFIAAFKKPFYLINTARGKSVVTADLVAALKSNKILGAGLDVLEYEKGSFESLFRNSEIPTAFAALLEMDNVLLSPHVAGWTLESKYKLAEVIADKIIENYKLS
- a CDS encoding TM2 domain-containing protein, with product MSTEGYDSSKSGFDNAKDSAKEGFDNAKETFNDAANNAKESAKDFQQNFNQTLNNQENKKVLAGIMGILLGTFGIHKFILGYNQEGIIQLILGIVSCGALGIIGLIEGIIYLTKSDEEFYYTYQVNKKGWF
- a CDS encoding low molecular weight phosphatase family protein, producing MALKILVLSTTNSTLGPMTQGFLDYYSSKKTRVLSAGIEPLPIHQMALKVMDSLGIPVEKSRRNFEDVEEIDFDYIITFSDKAHLLAKSKTKKATVFHLKMDSLDTTQGTDKEIKTAFKTSRKELQAYCTEFAEQYLQKKTKKA